Proteins from a genomic interval of Streptomyces fodineus:
- a CDS encoding ABC transporter permease has protein sequence MGRYVTRRLLQMIPVFIGSTLLIFLMVNVMGDPIAGLCGERACDPATAAQLKREFGLDKPLWQQYATYMGNLFTGDFGTAFNGQKVTELMGTAFPVTIRLTIVAILFEIVIGVTLGVLTGLRRGRPVDTGVLLGTLVVISVPTFVTGLLLQLLLGVQWGWIRPSVSAYATFGELIVPGLVLASVSLAYVTRLTRTSIAENKRADYVRTAIAKGLPRHRVVVRHLLRNSLIPVVTFIGADIGALMGGAIVTERIFNIHGVGFQLYQGILRQNTQTVVGFVTVLVLVFLVANLLVDLLYAVLDPRIRYA, from the coding sequence GTGGGACGCTATGTGACGAGGCGGCTGCTGCAGATGATCCCGGTGTTCATCGGCTCGACGCTGCTGATCTTCCTGATGGTGAACGTGATGGGCGACCCCATCGCGGGCCTGTGCGGCGAGCGGGCCTGCGACCCGGCGACCGCCGCCCAGCTCAAGCGGGAGTTCGGCTTGGACAAGCCGCTCTGGCAGCAGTACGCGACCTACATGGGCAACCTGTTCACCGGCGACTTCGGCACCGCCTTCAACGGCCAGAAGGTCACCGAGCTGATGGGCACGGCGTTCCCCGTCACCATCCGGCTCACGATCGTCGCCATCCTCTTCGAGATCGTCATCGGTGTGACGCTGGGCGTGCTGACGGGCCTCAGACGCGGCCGGCCCGTCGACACCGGGGTGCTGCTGGGCACCCTGGTGGTGATCTCCGTACCCACCTTCGTCACCGGGCTGCTGCTCCAGCTGCTGCTCGGCGTCCAGTGGGGCTGGATCAGACCGTCCGTCTCGGCGTACGCGACCTTCGGCGAGCTGATCGTGCCCGGCCTGGTCCTGGCCTCCGTCTCGCTCGCCTACGTCACCCGGCTGACCCGCACCTCCATCGCGGAGAACAAGCGGGCCGACTACGTGCGTACGGCGATCGCCAAGGGCCTGCCCAGGCACCGGGTCGTCGTCCGTCACCTGCTGCGCAACTCGCTGATCCCCGTGGTCACCTTCATCGGCGCCGACATCGGCGCGCTGATGGGCGGTGCGATCGTCACCGAGCGGATCTTCAACATCCACGGCGTCGGCTTCCAGCTCTACCAGGGCATCCTGCGCCAGAACACCCAGACCGTCGTCGGCTTCGTGACCGTCCTCGTCCTGGTCTTCCTCGTCGCCAACCTCCTCGTCGACCTTCTGTACGCCGTACTCGACCCGAGGATCCGCTATGCCTGA
- a CDS encoding ABC transporter permease — protein sequence MTPPTPSAAAPLEVTDATVAKSTTSGGPKGSESRSPGRLAWNRFKRDKTGVISAYIVIFFFVIAIAAPLIAKLYGKNPYTTYASQDPSLLDAFSYPAGPNGGMSSQFWFGIEPQLGRDVFTFLLYGIRTSLGIATAATLLTTVLGVVIGVTAGYLGGRTDYIVGRIIDILLSFPSTLFFIAFMPVVYGIFVASDDNIPTSLIAVSLIIVLSAFGWASIARLLRGQVLGLREREFVEAAKVTGASPMRIVFKELLPNLWTPIIIQSTLMLPTYVTAEAGLAFLGVGISDPTPDWGVMIGRGAQFYSQDITFMLFPGLSMVIFVLAFNLLGDSVRDALDPKSKR from the coding sequence ATGACCCCCCCAACTCCATCCGCGGCTGCCCCGCTTGAGGTGACCGACGCGACCGTGGCGAAGTCGACCACTTCCGGCGGTCCGAAGGGCAGCGAGAGCCGGTCTCCGGGGCGGCTCGCCTGGAACCGCTTCAAGCGCGACAAGACGGGCGTTATATCCGCCTATATCGTGATCTTCTTCTTCGTGATCGCGATCGCGGCGCCGCTCATAGCGAAGCTCTACGGCAAGAACCCGTACACCACGTACGCGAGCCAGGACCCGAGCCTGCTGGACGCCTTCTCGTACCCCGCGGGCCCCAACGGCGGCATGAGTTCGCAGTTCTGGTTCGGTATCGAGCCGCAGCTCGGCCGGGACGTGTTCACGTTCCTGCTCTACGGCATCCGGACCTCGCTGGGCATCGCCACGGCCGCCACCCTGCTCACCACGGTCCTCGGTGTCGTGATCGGTGTGACGGCGGGCTACCTGGGCGGCAGGACGGACTACATCGTCGGCCGGATCATCGACATCCTGCTGTCCTTCCCGTCCACGCTTTTCTTCATCGCGTTCATGCCGGTCGTCTACGGCATCTTCGTCGCCAGCGACGACAACATCCCGACCTCGCTGATCGCGGTCTCCCTGATCATCGTGCTGTCCGCCTTCGGCTGGGCGTCCATCGCCCGACTGCTGCGCGGTCAGGTGCTCGGCCTGCGCGAGCGCGAGTTCGTCGAGGCGGCCAAGGTCACGGGCGCGTCGCCCATGCGGATCGTGTTCAAGGAACTGCTGCCGAACCTGTGGACGCCGATCATCATCCAGTCCACGCTGATGCTCCCGACGTACGTGACGGCCGAGGCGGGTCTGGCCTTCCTCGGGGTCGGCATCAGCGACCCGACGCCCGACTGGGGCGTCATGATCGGCCGAGGGGCCCAGTTCTACTCGCAGGACATCACCTTCATGCTCTTCCCGGGCCTCTCGATGGTGATCTTCGTCCTCGCCTTCAACCTCCTCGGCGACTCCGTGCGCGACGCGCTCGACCCCAAGTCCAAGCGCTGA
- a CDS encoding ABC transporter permease, whose product MFRFLVRRVLGAMVILLIISAVTFWLFYAIPRDPAMMSCGKNCTPDMLKQVRHNLGIDHPVPVQYWYWLKGLFVGRSYGDFGNCNAPCLGYSFANREPVLGTILDRLPLTLSLAFGSAVVFLVFGVGTGMIAAVKQGKWQDKVASSASLIGSSLQIYFVGYIAMYFLVAKLGVLDNPSYTPITDNPLDWASGLLLPWLVLALIWTANYTRMTRSQLVETLTEDYVRTARAKGLSRRNVFFRFAWRGAMGPIVTIFGIDLGTLIGGAMITETVFSLQGVGRLAVDAVNKSDLPMVLGVTLLSAGAIVLFNIVVDAVYALIDPRIRLA is encoded by the coding sequence ATGTTCCGCTTCCTTGTCCGCCGAGTTCTCGGCGCGATGGTCATCTTGTTGATCATCAGTGCCGTCACCTTCTGGCTCTTCTACGCCATCCCGCGTGACCCCGCCATGATGTCGTGCGGCAAGAACTGCACGCCCGACATGCTCAAGCAGGTCCGGCACAACCTGGGCATCGACCACCCGGTCCCGGTCCAGTACTGGTACTGGCTGAAGGGCCTCTTCGTCGGACGCAGCTACGGCGACTTCGGCAACTGCAACGCGCCCTGCCTCGGTTACTCGTTCGCCAACCGCGAGCCCGTCCTCGGCACGATCCTGGACCGGCTCCCGCTGACCCTCTCGCTCGCCTTCGGCTCGGCCGTCGTCTTCCTCGTCTTCGGTGTCGGCACCGGCATGATCGCCGCGGTCAAGCAGGGCAAGTGGCAGGACAAGGTGGCCAGCTCGGCCTCGCTGATCGGCTCCTCGCTGCAGATCTACTTCGTCGGCTACATCGCGATGTACTTCCTCGTCGCGAAGCTCGGCGTCCTCGACAACCCGTCGTACACGCCCATCACCGACAACCCGCTCGACTGGGCCTCCGGCCTGCTGCTGCCGTGGCTGGTGCTGGCCCTGATCTGGACCGCCAACTACACCCGTATGACGCGGTCCCAGCTGGTCGAGACGCTGACCGAGGACTACGTCCGCACGGCCCGCGCCAAGGGTCTGTCCCGCCGCAACGTCTTCTTCCGGTTCGCCTGGCGTGGCGCCATGGGCCCGATCGTCACCATCTTCGGCATCGACCTGGGCACGCTCATCGGCGGCGCGATGATCACCGAGACGGTGTTCAGCCTCCAGGGCGTCGGCCGTCTCGCGGTGGACGCGGTCAACAAGAGCGACCTGCCCATGGTGCTCGGCGTGACGCTGCTGTCGGCGGGCGCGATCGTGCTCTTCAACATCGTCGTCGACGCCGTCTACGCCCTCATCGACCCGCGGATCCGGCTCGCCTGA
- a CDS encoding ATP-binding protein — MPENEFWDYTVYIPNDLRAVTVCRRTLRLILTLHGLIGLVDTAELLATELVSNAVRHTKGPAALRVRRTPEGMVWIGAWDNDPAPPEPPCPLEQVGELEDGRRLGLVKACAKYWGWQPTARFGDRGKYVWCELAAA; from the coding sequence ATGCCCGAAAACGAGTTCTGGGACTACACGGTCTACATCCCGAACGACCTCAGAGCCGTGACCGTCTGCCGCCGCACCCTGCGTCTGATCCTCACCCTGCACGGGCTGATCGGCCTGGTGGACACCGCCGAACTGCTGGCGACGGAGCTGGTTTCCAACGCCGTGCGGCACACCAAGGGGCCGGCCGCGCTCAGGGTCCGCCGCACCCCGGAGGGCATGGTGTGGATCGGGGCGTGGGACAACGACCCCGCCCCGCCCGAACCTCCGTGTCCGCTGGAGCAGGTGGGAGAGCTGGAGGACGGGCGACGGCTGGGGCTGGTGAAGGCGTGCGCGAAGTACTGGGGGTGGCAGCCGACGGCTCGGTTCGGGGACCGGGGGAAGTACGTGTGGTGCGAACTTGCGGCGGCGTAG
- a CDS encoding helix-turn-helix domain-containing protein — MPPKRQLTVRRVRLGTELRRLREATGMKARKAAELLGVDSVQISQIESGVAGVSAERVRRLAARYACTDKALVDALATMATDRTRGWWEEYRGQLPPPFLDLPELEHHARFRWDVEFLHVPGLLQTADYARSLFSYVNPEYPQSDVGRWVDHRMKRRVIIERPDPVPYEAVIHEGALRIRVGDRSTARAQLTRVLEISEADHVTVRVIPFDLDDFGGAGSAMVYAGGPVPKLDTVVRDGPSGPVFIDDEAQLNRYRTLFRRVEAVSLDPDRSRDFIHRLSKEL, encoded by the coding sequence GTGCCGCCGAAGAGGCAGCTCACAGTCCGCAGGGTGCGGCTGGGCACCGAACTGCGCAGACTGCGCGAGGCGACAGGCATGAAGGCCCGCAAGGCAGCGGAGTTGCTCGGAGTCGACTCTGTGCAGATCAGCCAGATCGAGTCCGGTGTCGCCGGCGTGAGCGCCGAACGCGTACGACGACTAGCGGCTCGCTACGCCTGTACGGACAAGGCTTTGGTCGACGCGCTCGCAACCATGGCGACCGACCGGACACGTGGCTGGTGGGAGGAGTACCGAGGTCAGCTACCCCCGCCATTCCTGGACCTGCCCGAGCTGGAGCATCACGCCCGCTTCCGCTGGGACGTGGAGTTCCTGCATGTCCCCGGTCTCCTTCAGACTGCGGATTACGCACGGTCCCTCTTCTCCTACGTGAACCCTGAGTATCCACAGAGCGATGTCGGGCGGTGGGTAGATCACCGGATGAAGCGCAGGGTGATCATCGAGCGTCCGGACCCTGTCCCGTACGAGGCGGTGATCCACGAGGGGGCACTGCGCATCAGAGTCGGCGACCGATCCACAGCACGGGCCCAGCTCACCCGGGTGCTGGAAATCTCCGAAGCGGACCACGTCACCGTACGTGTCATCCCCTTCGACCTGGATGACTTCGGCGGGGCAGGAAGTGCGATGGTGTACGCGGGCGGCCCCGTCCCCAAGCTGGACACCGTGGTACGTGACGGCCCCAGCGGCCCTGTCTTCATCGATGACGAAGCCCAGCTCAACCGCTATCGAACGCTCTTCCGTAGGGTAGAGGCAGTGTCACTCGACCCCGACCGTTCGCGTGACTTCATTCACCGGCTGTCGAAGGAGCTGTGA
- a CDS encoding ABC transporter permease: MPEPPYEPEGAIAGTGMGGAMDLGASEAATLERTPGGPEGTGPAGRPRSLWSDAWRDLRRNPVFLISAVVILFLVFISLWPSAIASGSPLTCDLAKAQDGAGPGAPFGYDGLGCNVYTRTVYGARTSVTVGVLATLGVAVLGSVLGALAGYFGGVWDSILSRITDIFFAIPVVLGGLVLLSVVTSNTVWPVIGFMVLLGWPQIGRIARGSVITAKQNDYVQAARALGASDSRILLRHIAPNAVAPVIVVATIALGTYIALEATLSYLGVGLKPPSVSWGIDISASSPYVRNAPHALLWPSGALAVTVLAFIMLGDAVRDALDPKLR; encoded by the coding sequence ATGCCTGAACCGCCGTACGAGCCCGAGGGCGCGATCGCCGGGACCGGCATGGGCGGCGCGATGGACCTCGGCGCGAGCGAGGCGGCCACCCTGGAGCGGACCCCGGGCGGCCCCGAAGGCACGGGCCCGGCGGGCAGGCCCCGCTCCCTGTGGTCCGACGCCTGGCGCGACCTGCGCCGCAACCCGGTCTTCCTGATCTCCGCCGTGGTGATCCTCTTCCTGGTCTTCATCTCCCTGTGGCCCTCGGCGATCGCCTCCGGCAGCCCCCTGACGTGCGACCTCGCCAAGGCCCAGGACGGCGCCGGGCCGGGCGCGCCCTTCGGGTACGACGGCCTGGGCTGCAACGTGTACACGCGCACGGTCTACGGCGCCCGTACGTCCGTCACGGTGGGCGTGCTGGCGACGCTCGGGGTGGCCGTACTCGGGTCGGTCCTGGGCGCCCTGGCCGGCTACTTCGGCGGCGTCTGGGACTCGATCCTGTCCCGGATCACCGACATCTTCTTCGCCATCCCGGTCGTCCTGGGCGGTCTCGTCCTGCTCTCCGTGGTCACCAGCAACACGGTCTGGCCGGTGATCGGCTTCATGGTGCTGCTCGGCTGGCCGCAGATCGGCCGCATCGCCCGCGGCTCGGTCATCACCGCCAAGCAGAACGACTACGTCCAGGCCGCCCGCGCGCTCGGCGCCTCCGACTCCCGCATCCTGCTGCGGCACATCGCCCCGAACGCCGTGGCGCCGGTGATCGTCGTCGCGACCATCGCCCTCGGCACCTACATCGCGCTGGAGGCGACCCTGTCGTACCTCGGCGTGGGGCTGAAACCGCCCAGCGTCTCCTGGGGCATCGACATCTCCGCCTCCTCCCCCTACGTCCGCAACGCCCCCCACGCCCTCCTGTGGCCCTCGGGCGCCCTCGCCGTCACGGTCCTGGCCTTCATCATGCTCGGCGACGCGGTCCGCGACGCCCTCGACC
- a CDS encoding peptide ABC transporter substrate-binding protein has translation MRGITRARWAACVIAAGLLATACGGGRGVGGAGVLTSSWGDPQNPLEPANTNEVQGGKVLDMIFRGLKKYDPKTGKAQNWLAASIDTKDSQTFTVKVKDGWTFSNGEKVTARSFVDAWNYGASLRNNQKNAYFFGYIEGYDKVHPDSGPQTADTLSGLKVTGPRTFTVRLNQKFSSFPATLGYAAFAPLPRSFFTDHAAWLKKPVGNGPYLIDSYTRGSAMNLKKWGAYPGPDPARNAGVTLLVYTDNNTAYTDVLAGNLDLVDDVPSTQLKNVATDLNGRYINTPAGILQTLAFPYYDPKWNTAGARKVRTGLSMAINRKQITETIFRSTRTPATDWTSPVLGAAGGYQAGLCGHACDYDPAQAKKLIQEGGGFPGGRLTITYNADTGSHKQWVDAVCNSVNNALGNDKACVGNPVGTFADFRNQIGRHKMTGPFRAGWQMDYPLIQDFLQPLYYTGASSNDGRWSNKRFDHLVDRANAETDTARAIALFQQAEGVVRDNMAAIPLWYQNGSAGYTARLSHVALNPFSVPVYNEIKVG, from the coding sequence ATGCGGGGAATCACGCGCGCCCGATGGGCCGCCTGTGTGATCGCCGCGGGCCTGCTGGCCACCGCCTGCGGTGGCGGCCGGGGAGTCGGCGGGGCCGGGGTGCTCACCTCCTCCTGGGGCGACCCGCAGAACCCGCTGGAGCCCGCCAACACCAACGAGGTCCAGGGCGGCAAGGTCCTCGACATGATCTTCCGGGGCCTGAAGAAGTACGACCCGAAGACCGGCAAGGCCCAGAACTGGCTCGCCGCCTCCATCGACACCAAGGACTCGCAGACCTTCACCGTGAAGGTGAAGGACGGCTGGACCTTCTCCAACGGCGAGAAGGTGACCGCCCGCTCCTTCGTCGACGCCTGGAACTACGGGGCGAGCCTGAGGAACAACCAGAAGAACGCGTACTTCTTCGGCTACATCGAGGGCTACGACAAGGTCCACCCCGACAGCGGCCCCCAGACCGCCGACACCCTGTCCGGGCTCAAGGTCACCGGCCCGAGGACCTTCACCGTCCGGCTCAACCAGAAGTTCTCCAGCTTCCCCGCCACCCTCGGTTACGCCGCCTTCGCCCCGCTGCCCCGCTCCTTCTTCACCGACCACGCCGCCTGGCTGAAGAAGCCCGTCGGCAACGGCCCCTATCTCATCGACTCGTACACGAGGGGCTCGGCGATGAACCTGAAGAAGTGGGGCGCCTACCCCGGCCCCGACCCCGCCCGGAACGCCGGGGTCACCCTCCTGGTCTACACCGACAACAACACCGCCTACACCGATGTACTGGCCGGCAACCTCGACCTCGTCGACGACGTGCCCTCCACCCAGCTCAAGAACGTCGCAACCGACCTGAACGGCCGCTACATCAACACCCCGGCCGGCATCCTGCAGACCCTGGCCTTCCCGTACTACGACCCGAAGTGGAACACCGCCGGGGCACGGAAGGTCCGCACGGGCCTGTCCATGGCGATCAACCGCAAGCAGATCACCGAGACCATCTTCCGCAGCACCCGCACCCCGGCCACCGACTGGACCTCCCCGGTCCTCGGCGCGGCCGGCGGCTATCAGGCCGGGCTGTGCGGACACGCCTGCGACTACGACCCCGCGCAGGCCAAGAAGCTGATCCAGGAGGGCGGCGGGTTCCCCGGCGGCCGGCTGACGATCACGTACAACGCGGACACGGGCTCGCACAAGCAATGGGTGGACGCCGTGTGCAACTCCGTCAACAACGCGCTGGGCAACGACAAGGCCTGCGTCGGCAACCCCGTCGGCACCTTCGCCGACTTCCGCAACCAGATCGGGCGGCACAAGATGACCGGTCCCTTCCGGGCCGGCTGGCAGATGGACTACCCGTTGATCCAGGACTTCCTGCAGCCCCTGTACTACACGGGCGCCTCCTCCAACGACGGCAGGTGGTCGAACAAGCGGTTCGACCACCTCGTCGACCGGGCCAACGCCGAGACCGACACCGCGAGGGCCATCGCACTGTTCCAGCAGGCCGAGGGCGTCGTACGGGACAACATGGCCGCCATCCCGCTCTGGTACCAGAACGGCAGTGCCGGCTACACCGCCCGGCTGTCCCACGTGGCGCTCAACCCCTTCAGCGTCCCCGTCTACAACGAGATCAAGGTCGGCTGA
- a CDS encoding ABC transporter ATP-binding protein encodes MTSTDQQPFLSIKDLKVHFSTEDGVVKAVDGLSFDLAKGQTLGIVGESGSGKSVTNLTILGLHDRDRTAIEGEILLDGKELLTASERELEQLRGNKMSMIFQDALASLSPYHTIGAQIGETYRKHTGCSKAEARKRSIEMLRRVGIPQPDMRVDDYPHQFSGGMRQRAMIAMALVCDPELLIADEPTTALDVTVQAQIMDLLKDLQQEFGTAIIFITHDLGVIADIADDVLVMYGGRCVERGTKQQVLRAPDHPYTLGLLNSMPSLNGPVDVPLTPIPGAPPSLLNPPSGCRFHPRCAFTEKVAGGKCASDRPLLEVVEGRGSACHLTSEQKQELFADFAATRHN; translated from the coding sequence GTGACGAGCACCGATCAGCAGCCGTTCCTCTCGATCAAGGACCTGAAGGTCCACTTCTCCACCGAGGACGGCGTCGTCAAGGCCGTCGACGGTCTCAGCTTCGACCTTGCCAAGGGCCAGACGCTCGGCATCGTGGGCGAGTCGGGCTCCGGCAAGTCGGTCACGAACCTGACGATCCTGGGCCTGCACGACCGCGACCGCACCGCCATCGAGGGGGAGATCCTCCTCGACGGCAAGGAACTGCTCACCGCCTCCGAGAGGGAGCTGGAGCAGCTGCGCGGCAACAAGATGTCCATGATCTTCCAGGACGCGCTGGCCTCGCTGTCGCCGTACCACACCATCGGCGCCCAGATCGGCGAGACCTACCGCAAGCACACGGGCTGCTCCAAGGCCGAGGCTCGCAAGCGTTCCATCGAGATGCTGCGGCGGGTCGGGATCCCGCAGCCGGACATGCGGGTCGACGACTATCCGCACCAGTTCTCCGGCGGTATGCGCCAGCGCGCGATGATCGCGATGGCGCTGGTCTGCGACCCCGAGCTGCTGATCGCCGACGAGCCGACCACGGCGCTCGACGTGACGGTGCAGGCCCAGATCATGGACCTCCTCAAGGACCTCCAGCAGGAGTTCGGCACCGCGATCATCTTCATCACGCACGACCTCGGCGTGATCGCGGACATCGCGGACGACGTGCTGGTGATGTACGGCGGCCGGTGCGTGGAGCGCGGCACCAAGCAGCAGGTGCTCCGGGCGCCGGACCACCCCTACACCCTCGGCCTGCTGAACTCGATGCCGAGCCTGAACGGCCCGGTGGACGTGCCGCTGACGCCGATCCCCGGAGCGCCGCCCTCGCTGCTCAACCCCCCGTCGGGCTGCCGCTTCCACCCGCGCTGCGCCTTCACGGAGAAGGTCGCGGGCGGGAAGTGCGCCAGCGACCGACCGCTGCTGGAGGTCGTGGAGGGCCGCGGTTCGGCCTGCCACCTCACCTCGGAGCAGAAGCAGGAACTCTTCGCCGACTTCGCCGCGACCCGGCACAACTGA
- a CDS encoding ABC transporter ATP-binding protein produces MSNTNPLLDVSGLTKHFPIKGGFPIRRTVGAVQAVDGLDFQVAEGESLGLVGESGCGKSTTGRLITRLLEPTGGKITYRGQDITHAGRKGLAPIRSEIQMIFQDPYASLNPRQTVGKIISGPMEINDINPPGGRENRVRELLEIVGLNPEHFNRFPHEFSGGQRQRIGVARALALEPKLIVADEPVSALDVSIQAQVVNLLQKVQQELGIAFVFIAHDLAIVRHFSQRVAVMYLGKIVEIADREDLYDNPRHPYTRALLSAVPEATVDEEPRERIRLVGDVPSPINPPSGCRFRTRCWKATEKCASEAPPLVQVDGNKPGHLTACHYPETADAIPAPRLAKDPEAAA; encoded by the coding sequence ATGAGCAACACAAACCCCCTCCTGGACGTCTCCGGACTCACCAAGCACTTCCCGATCAAGGGCGGCTTCCCGATCCGCCGTACGGTCGGCGCGGTGCAGGCCGTGGACGGGCTGGACTTCCAGGTGGCCGAGGGCGAGAGCCTGGGCCTCGTCGGCGAGTCGGGCTGCGGCAAGTCGACCACGGGCCGGCTGATCACGCGCCTGCTGGAGCCGACCGGCGGCAAGATCACCTACCGCGGGCAGGACATCACGCACGCGGGCCGCAAGGGGCTGGCGCCGATCCGCTCCGAGATCCAGATGATCTTCCAGGACCCGTACGCCTCGCTGAACCCGCGGCAGACGGTCGGCAAGATCATCTCCGGTCCGATGGAGATCAACGACATCAACCCGCCCGGGGGCCGCGAGAACCGGGTCCGCGAACTCCTGGAGATCGTGGGCCTGAACCCGGAGCACTTCAACCGCTTCCCGCACGAGTTCTCCGGCGGCCAGCGCCAGCGCATCGGCGTGGCCCGCGCACTCGCCCTGGAACCGAAGCTGATCGTCGCCGACGAGCCGGTCTCCGCCCTGGACGTCTCGATCCAGGCCCAGGTCGTCAACCTGCTCCAGAAGGTCCAGCAGGAGCTCGGGATCGCGTTCGTCTTCATCGCCCACGACCTCGCGATCGTGCGGCACTTCTCGCAGCGCGTGGCGGTCATGTACCTCGGCAAGATCGTGGAGATCGCCGACCGCGAGGACCTGTACGACAACCCACGCCACCCCTACACCCGGGCGCTGCTCTCCGCCGTCCCCGAGGCGACGGTGGACGAGGAGCCCCGCGAGCGCATCCGTCTCGTCGGCGACGTGCCCTCCCCGATCAACCCGCCCTCCGGCTGCCGCTTCCGCACCCGCTGCTGGAAGGCGACGGAGAAGTGCGCCTCCGAGGCCCCGCCGCTGGTCCAGGTGGACGGCAACAAGCCCGGCCACCTCACGGCCTGCCACTATCCTGAGACGGCGGACGCCATCCCGGCCCCCCGCCTCGCCAAGGACCCCGAGGCAGCGGCCTGA
- a CDS encoding ABC transporter substrate-binding protein — translation MSFSRRNFLIATGVAAASTTVLSACSSGGKSATDKSIPSVANAKTMNIPVGTKADSTGPAPEVPGAVKGGTIYGLDQFDMDHLDPAQVYVATEGAITRPILRGLTGYKVDDKGGCTLVGDVATDAGTMKDGGKTWSFTIKDGIKWEDGSDLSMDDVQHTFERLFASFVTEGPRYVQQWLVGGDKYKGPYDGKHLDSVEISGKTITFHLTEPRADFNYTLAMPGYGLVNKKHDTKEKYDKRPFALGPYMIGDRQIGKSLTYVRNPHWDPKTDSMRNAYPDKYVFQFGFELVASTDRYIADKGNDQYTVSIFNEVAPERIAQVMTNATLKKRVLTQIDTVTYYWPINTTRIKDVKVRQAINYAWPHQQIQTINGGPAANVIASTIMSPVTPGYQKFDLYEATTKPGGDPDKAKALLKEAGKLGQKLVIAYQHSDTSVKMAVAIKNALEAAGFQVVNKQVDKSTFYTQIGKIDNGYDLFAAGWSPDWPNGYSDFYPCFSGKNIGDGRSNYAQLNDPSVNKAIDAAAAIADVNAANKAWGNVDRQIMELAACVPDYNKIRNWMYGSKVGNVVYDAGNTCVALCKLYAMK, via the coding sequence ATGTCCTTTTCCCGTAGAAACTTCCTGATCGCCACCGGTGTGGCCGCGGCCTCGACGACCGTGCTGAGCGCCTGCAGCAGCGGTGGCAAGAGCGCGACCGACAAGAGCATCCCGTCGGTCGCCAACGCCAAGACCATGAACATCCCGGTCGGCACCAAGGCCGACTCGACGGGCCCGGCCCCCGAGGTCCCGGGCGCGGTCAAGGGCGGGACGATCTACGGTCTCGACCAGTTCGACATGGACCACCTGGACCCGGCCCAGGTCTACGTCGCGACCGAGGGCGCCATCACCCGCCCGATCCTGCGCGGCCTGACCGGCTACAAGGTCGACGACAAGGGCGGCTGCACGCTCGTCGGCGACGTCGCCACGGACGCCGGCACCATGAAGGACGGCGGCAAGACCTGGTCGTTCACGATCAAGGACGGCATCAAGTGGGAGGACGGTTCCGACCTCTCCATGGACGACGTCCAGCACACCTTCGAGCGCCTCTTCGCCTCCTTCGTCACCGAGGGTCCGCGCTACGTCCAGCAGTGGCTGGTCGGCGGCGACAAGTACAAGGGCCCGTACGACGGCAAGCACCTCGACTCGGTGGAGATCTCCGGCAAGACGATCACCTTCCACCTCACCGAGCCGCGCGCCGACTTCAACTACACGCTCGCCATGCCGGGCTACGGTCTCGTGAACAAGAAGCACGACACCAAGGAGAAGTACGACAAGCGCCCGTTCGCGCTCGGCCCCTACATGATCGGTGACCGCCAGATCGGCAAGTCGCTGACCTACGTGCGCAACCCGCACTGGGACCCGAAGACGGACTCGATGCGCAACGCCTACCCGGACAAGTACGTCTTCCAGTTCGGCTTCGAGCTGGTCGCCTCCACCGACCGCTACATCGCGGACAAGGGTAACGACCAGTACACGGTGTCGATCTTCAACGAGGTCGCCCCCGAGCGCATCGCGCAGGTCATGACCAACGCCACGCTCAAGAAGCGCGTCCTCACCCAGATCGACACGGTCACCTACTACTGGCCGATCAACACCACGCGCATCAAGGACGTCAAGGTCCGCCAGGCCATCAACTACGCCTGGCCGCACCAGCAGATCCAGACCATCAACGGCGGCCCGGCCGCCAACGTGATCGCCAGCACCATCATGAGCCCGGTCACCCCCGGCTACCAGAAGTTCGACCTGTACGAGGCGACCACGAAGCCCGGTGGCGACCCGGACAAGGCGAAGGCCCTGCTGAAGGAGGCCGGCAAGCTCGGCCAGAAGCTGGTCATCGCCTACCAGCACTCCGACACCTCGGTGAAGATGGCCGTCGCCATCAAGAACGCGCTGGAGGCGGCCGGCTTCCAGGTCGTCAACAAGCAGGTCGACAAGTCGACCTTCTACACCCAGATCGGCAAGATCGACAACGGCTACGACCTGTTCGCGGCCGGCTGGAGCCCGGACTGGCCGAACGGCTACTCGGACTTCTACCCCTGCTTCAGCGGCAAGAACATCGGCGACGGCCGCAGCAACTACGCCCAGCTGAACGACCCGAGCGTCAACAAGGCGATCGACGCGGCAGCCGCGATCGCGGACGTCAACGCGGCCAACAAGGCCTGGGGCAACGTCGACCGCCAGATCATGGAGCTCGCGGCCTGCGTCCCGGACTACAACAAGATCCGCAACTGGATGTACGGCTCCAAGGTCGGCAACGTCGTCTACGACGCCGGCAACACCTGCGTCGCGCTCTGCAAGCTCTACGCCATGAAGTAA